The segment TCGTGAAGGAGCAATAAAGACAGCGGGGATTTTAATGGCTTTCAAAATTCGATTCAAGATGACAATCCGGAGCTGAAGGTTTCCCTGAATGCATTGATAGCAAGGTTTGCAAATGATGAATGTCGAATGAAACGGTTGAAGTGAGCTTTCCGAGTCGTGTAACATCAACCTTGCGCTCATTCTCCCAATTGAAAATCTTCCGGTGAGAAATCATGAACAAACGATTCATCCTTATCTTTTTCACGCTCGCTTTAATCGTGATGGCGGGCGCATTGCCTTATCGTCAAATTATCGTTCCCGTTGTTGAAGCCCAGATTCCGGGCGCGGGCGCGCAACGCGCGCCGTCCATCAATATCGACCGAACAGACAGATTGTTATTGATGATGTCGACGGCTACGAAACCTCCAAGCGCCGGAACCCCGGGCAGCCAAATCTTTTTCACGCAATCAACCAATGGCGGGTTGAACTGGGATAATTTCCCGGTCACGCGCAACCTGTCAAATTCCAACGGCGAAGCGTTCGGTCCATCGGTTGCCGTCAATCGCGTCGGCAAAGTGCATATCTATATCACCTATCACGATAATCGAAATGGTACGACGCAGGTTTATTTGCTGCGTTCACTCAAGAACGCAAAATTTAAAAAAGCCCGAAATATTACGCCCAATGATGGCGGGGCATTTGCGCCGCGCATTGCGCTCGACTCGGCAGAAAGCCTCAACATCGTCTGGTACGATTTGCCTGCGGCTCATCGCCGCGTGGTGTTTACGCGCTCGACCGATTTAGGCGATACCTTCACGGAATTGGTCGATGTGTCGCGTTCTGCCGGTAATGCCTTTGACCCGGAAATTGCCGTTGACCCGAATGACAATATTCATGTGATTTGGCAGGATGAGGGGTCGGGCATCAGCGCCATTATGTATGCGCGCTCAACCGATGGCGGCAACACGTTTTCAGAACCGAAAAAAATCTCCGGCGCAGGAGCCGCTGCCGAGCCACAAATCAAAACTTCATCTTCAGGGCAAATCAATGTCGTCTGGAATGAAGTGGTCGAAGACGGTTCTTCGCAAGCATTCTTTTCGCGCTCAACCGATGGCGGTGATAGCTTCGTGACACCGCTTAACCTGAGCAACAATCCCGGCGCGGATATTCATAAAACCGTAGTGACGGCATTTGAGAATGTCGTTTATGTCGCTTACAACAACGATGAAGACCGCAGTCGTCAAGCCTATGTGTTGAAATCTTCGGATAACGGGCAAAGCTTTGGCGACCCGGTGCAGATTTCCAACGCCACACGCAATCGCGGACGCGCGCACAGCGTTTCAATGGCGGTCGATAGCACAGGCACTTTGCACGTTACCTGGATTGACAGTTCGATTCTCGGCAATGATGAAGGCTTGCTGTTTTACAGCCGCACCTCGAATGGGCGCAATTACACCGTGCCTCAACAAATTCTGGCGATTGTTATCGGATGAACTGAATGAAAATATTTTTGAGCCGTCTGGCGCTGTTGCTTTTCCTCAACCTGCTGGCGTTTGGTGTTTCTGCAACCGCGCAAACACCGACAAGCGTTTATACAAGTCTCGAAGAAAAATCCTGCAAGACGATTCGCCTTGACCGCGAAAGCGAAAGCAGTGTGCAAAGTTGTCCGGGGATTGCCGGGTATAAACTCTTAGTCGAAGAGGGCGATTTACGCTCATCCGTCACCGTAATTGCGCCCGACGGCAAAAAACATGAACTGGATTACTGGACAGTGGTAACTTCGGCATTCAGTTCGCTCGGAGCCAAAGCCGAATGGCGAGCGGTGAAAAAAGCGGGCAAAGCGGTTCCCATCGCTTTAATCGTTCGCGTCAATGCCAGCGAAGACCCCGATAATCCCAATAAAATCACTTCATATTTAGCCGTAGCGAAAATCACTCGCGATAAAATTTGCGTCACCGACAAAATCAAACCCGGCGCGACACAAAATGCCGAAGCGCGTCGCGCCGCTGATTCTTCTGCAACCCGCAAATGTCTTGAACCCTGAAAGAAGAAGGGGAGAAAGGGAGAAGGGGAGAAAGGGAGAAGGGGAGAAGAGGTGAAGAGGTGAAAGGGAGATTTTTCTTGCAGTCCGAATTTTTCTAAATCTCGAAATAATGCGTCCGATGCAGAGAGTTAAATAAGCGCCAAACAAATTTTATCACCCTTTCTCCCCTTCTCCCTTTCTCCCTTTCTTTCTCTCACTCTCCCTTTCTTCTAACTCCATCCTTCCCGTTCACGTAAATTGGTAATGTGCGTGGTGTGGTGTTTACCATGCCAGGCGTACAAGCCGATATTTTTTGCAAGGGGCACGGTGCCGAGTTCCGGGTGGCGAAATTCGCGTTGTAAATCTTCACTGGTGAGAGCGCGAAGCAGCGTGACCCAACGCTCGTGCAACGGTTCAAGCAGAGCGAGCGATACTTCTACAGGTAAAGTTTTCGCGTCGATGAGTTCAGCCCACGCGCCTTCATCGTAAGGCTTGATGGTCGGTACCTCTTCGGTGAGCGCCAGGCGAAAGCGAATATAACTGTTCACGTGACTGTCAACCACATGATGCACAACCTGTCGCACTGTCCAACCGCCTTCGCGATAGGGCGTATCGAGTTGCGCGTCGGTGAGTCCGGCGATTGCCGCGCGTAATTTCGCGGGCGTTTCGGCTATCGCTTCAATCGCTGCTTTAATCTGCTCGTCGTTCAGTTCTTCTTGAAAATTGAATTTGCCAATCGGATAACGCAGGTCTTCCATTTTTTCTCCTTCATCTATTGGGGATTAGAAAAACCACAGAGACACCGAGACACAAAGAAGAAGAAAGGGAGAAGGGGAGAAGGGGAGAAGGGAAACATTTGGATGTTTCACCTCTTCACCTTTTCACCTCCTCACCTCTTCATCTTTCCTCTGTGTTTCTGTGGTGAAAACATCTTTTTCACAGTCTAAACAAGTATGAAAACTTCACGAATAATTGCCGGCCATCATTAATGAAACGGTCTCTGGGTCTAAGAATGCCGAAATCATTGACGCGCAACGCCGGGTCAAGATTTTGCAGGTTGCTGTTATAACCGATGTAGAGCGCCGTGCCCGGATGCGGCAACCAGGTAACGAGAAAATCGGCATTGAAATTTTTCGTGGTTTGCAAAGAGGTCAACTCAGGATTTGCCAATACCGTATCGTACTGGAAAATCAATCGCAAAGAGAGGGCGCGGTTGAATTGCCAGTTCCACTTTGAACGGTAGATGTGATTGTTAAAAATGCCCGCGCCGCTGTCACGCCGCGCCAGCCGTTCAAAGATGTAGGTGTTATCAATTTTGAGTCGCGTGGCGGGTCTTACCGTCAGTCCGAAAAAGCCTGTGGTGCGGTTTTCGATTTCCGGCAACTCACCCGCAGCGGGAACAAAATTCAACCGCTGTCCGAACCGCCATTCCGTATTAATGCTGACTTCGGAAAAGTAAGAGCTGTTGATTTGGAAACCTTGATTGGTGCGATGGTAATTGGTCGCGCGTGTGAGTCCCGGAAAATCACGCGGTCTTAACACTTCGCTTTCAGTCGCATAAAAAACCTGCGCAAAGGTTTGTCGGGCAAATTCAAAATTGAGTTCCTGAATGTAAGATTCGTTTAACTTCGTGCCATCGTGATCCCAACTGTGAATGGCAATCGCATTCGGACCCCAGGAGATTAAGCGTTTTCCTTCGGGTCTGAAGGTATAGCGGAAAAAGTTGGTCGTCTCGCGAATATCCGGGCGTTGAAAAAATCCGGTCTGGGTACGGTAGCCTTTCGAGAAATCCTGATAGCTTGCGAAATAACCAACCTTTCTTGAGGTGAAATCGAGATTGGCATAATAAGCCGTGCCGTTCATCTTCGTGCCATCGAGAAAGCGGGTGGAACTGGCAACCGCCTGCATACTGGTCACCCATTGCGAATTCAATTTAAATCGCGCATCGATGCCACCGACGCGATTGAAACTGTTTTCAAATTCGCGGTCAGTATAGATTGCGCCGATGCTCGATTGATTCAAAATGTCGCGGCTGACGCGGGCAACCGTGAACAGCGCGCGTTTGTCTTCGAGCGGGTCGCCGTTTGCAACCGCCTTACCGGGCGACTCGTCATCGGCAATCAACGCGCCGATATTGTATTTGCCGAGTTTGCCGGTGAGTCGCGCGCCAAATTGCGGGTCAGCGATGCGGCGGGTGAAGAGTAAATTGATTGGAGTTTGAAAAAAGCCGGAATTTTCGAGGAAAAACGGGCGTTTTTCGGGAAAGAAAACCTCGAATCGCTGATTGACGGTGGCTTGCGGTTCGTCGGATTCCACCTGGCTGAAATCGGGATTGAAGGTTAAATCCAAAACCAGACTGTCTTTTAAAACGAATTTCGCATCCAGCCCGCCATCGAATTCGGCGCGCTTGCTGGCGAATTGCGGATTGTTGAAATCGCGTGTATCGAGGGCGCGAAACGAACGCAAGGCGGCATAGGGAATCAATTGAATGTTGCGACCAGGCGAGATATTCGCAAGTCCCTGTACCACGCCCGCCTGATTTAAACGCCCTTGAACGCGGCTCGACACATGCGGCCAGTATGACCATTCGTTGGCGCGTGGAATGTGTCTGAGCAAGGTGATGCCCCAGGTCTGCTCGTCATTTGGTGAAAAGCGCAGGCTTTTAAAGGGAATCGCCATATAGACGACATAGCCATCTTCGGTAATTTGGGCTTCGGAATCCCACACCGTATCGAAAGAAAAATCGGGTCCGTCGTCAGGACCCGGCGCGCGGTTTTCATTCCAGAGTCCATCGGCTTGCACCCCCACAGGATTTGACCAGAACACGAAACCATGCAAACGGTCGTGAAAAGTATCAAGGGTGATTTCGACAAAATCATCGCCAAATGCGCCTTCGCGTCGGGTCATGCGGGCGCGGAGTTTATCGGGTTCGGAATCGAAGCACACCATGACGATATAAAGATTTTTGTCATCGTACCCTAGATAAGCATCGGTTTTTTGTGAGGCAGGGTCGCCGTCTTTGGGCTGGCGTTGGGTGAAGCCTTCGACCTTGACCATTTCAGGCGATGACCCATTATGCGGTTTCATCCCCAGGAAATTTTCTATCGTCGGTTTGCCGGAAAGACGCGGAATCGTGATGGTTTTGCCGGTTGCTTCACCATCACTGGCAAGGGTATTCGCGGGAGTCGAAAAAGCCAGAGCAAGCAATGCGAAAAACGCTACGTGCCCAAAGCGTTTAAGTGAAAACATTCAATCTCTCCATGTTCGATGAACTGTGGCTGGTTTTTAACGTGTCATTGTCGCTTATGAAGCGGGAAAAATCTAGGTTTAATGCCAAACTTTCGTTGGCATTTTTCAACTCACGCCGCACTCAGCTTTTTGATATGGCGTATGAGGAATGCGAGCAGCAGCGCGCCTGCCGTAACAACTGAACCGCTCCCACATCTCGGTGAAAACAGGGTCGTGAGTCTCACCAGATGACCGCCGATGCCTGTGCGGTCGCGCGCAATTTCGTTAAAGGATGGATTGACGGTTTGTGGCGCGATGGTTGATCTGCTCATAACCCTGGCATTCCTTCTACTCGAAAAATTTCTTTTTAGACGCAGTCCCCGATAGCCAATTTTTTTTGAGTTTGCGGAACCCAGCCGAAAGACCGGAGACCGCTTCTAAAAAGAACTCCTTTGTTTCACCCGAAGCTTTTGAACTTACAAAAAATTTAAGATGAGCGGCTAAAAAGCGACTAGCGATTTGTCACCAAGTGGCTATTTAATGGCGCGAATTGTTGGTTTGCGGCACGAATTGCTTGCCTGAAAAACTATCCGTTGCCGCTTTGACGATTACTGACAAAGCAATTGAATGATGGAAAGCAGTAGAGGTAAACTAGCGGCAAAACGAAATTGAGGAGAAGCCTGATGTCAGCAATTCCGAAAACCTCATACACTCTTGAAGAATATCTCGAACTCGACCGCACGTCCGAAGAACGCTTTGAATTTTGGAACGGCGAAATTTTCTTGATGAGCGGCGTGAGTCCAAATCATGCGCGGATTGAAATGAGTGTTGCGCTTTCATTAAGCAACTGTACATCCAGGCGTGGTTGTGAAGTTTTTCCTGCCAACATTCGCTTAAAAGTTCCGAGTATGCCACCCTATCATTATGCGGATTTGTCTGCGCTTTGCGGGAAAGCTGAGTTTGAAGAGATTGGCGGCATTGATGCGCTTACCAATCCGGCACTAATTGTCGAAGTGCTTTCGCCATCAACAGAAGCTTATGACCGCGGCGATAAATTTTCGCACTACAAATCGATTCCGAGTTTCACGGAGTATCTGCTAATCGCTCAACATCGCCCGCACATTTCACAATTCATCCGACAAAGCGACGATTCGTGGTTGCAAAGAGAGTTCAACGATTTAGCCGATACTGTGAAGTTGACTTGGGTTGAATGCGAATTGCCGCTCAAAGAAGTTTATCAAAACGTCTCATTTGAATCGGCTGCAAGTTCGAGGCAACCCGCTTCTCCTGATGTGGTTATCTGAAGCCGCATTCATCATTGCTGAAACACCAGGCAAAACTACAACTCGCTGCCGAGCAATTCGCCGAGGCGTTTGCGGCAACTGCGACTCATCATGAGTTTGGTTCCGTCGCGCAACACCACACGGTATTCATGATTAAACCAGGTTTCGAGTTCTTTGATGCGTTCGAGGTTGACGATGGTCGAGCGATGTATGCGAAGGAATTTTTTCGGGTCGAGCCGGGCTTCGAGATTGCCGATGGCTTCGCGCAACAAGTGCGCATCTTTGCCGATATGCAAACGGACATACTTTCCTTCGGCTTCGAGCCAGTCAATATCATCGGTTTTGATAAAGAAAATTCGCCCGCCCGATTTAATAATAAAACGCTCAAGAAAATTCGCTTTGGCGCGCAACTCTTCCAATAAGGTGAGCGTCCGCGTATTCAATTCATCATTGCTTTCCGTGTGCAATCGGCGCTTGACCTGGGCAATGGTTTTATCAAATCGCGCCCGGTCAAAGGGTTTCAGCAAGTAATCAATCGCATGCACTTCAAACGCCCGCACCGCATATTTGTCGTGCGCGGTGACGAATACCACCAGCGGCAAAGCGTTTTCATCAAGCGCATCAAGCACATCAAAGCCGCTGATTTCGGGCATCTGCACATCAAGAAAGATTAGTTGGGGCTTTTCGTTAAGGATTGACTGAATGGCTTCATGACCATTGGCGCATTCGCCGATGATCGCGAATTCACTATCTGCGCCAAGCAGTTTTCGCACGCGGCGGCGTGCCAGCGGTTCATCATCAATAATCACTGTGCGGATTTTTTCTTTCGCCATCGCTATACCGTAAGACGGGTTGCCGCATCAACGATGAAAGGAATTTCAAGGGTTACGAGTGTTCCGCCTTCCTCTGCATTCACTAACTCGAAACGATGCAGCGCGCCGTAAATCTGTTGCAAGCGCGCGCGGGTGTTGGCAAGTCCGACGCCCTGCCCGTTCGAGGTCGCCGGGTTGCTGTGAAGTCCCGCGCCATCATCTTTGATTTCCAGGAGTAGTTTGGCGTTTTGGTTGCGCGCGCGAATTTCAATACGCCCGCCGCTGATGCGTTCGGCGATGCCGTGACGAATAGCGTTTTCAATCATCGGTTGCAAAATCATATTCGGCACCTGCGCCGAAAGCGTTTGCGGTTCGATGTCAAATTGCACCTGTAAACGGTCTTGAAAACGCACCTGCTCGATATCCAGATAACGCCGCAAAAATTCCAACTCTTCCTGAAGCGTGACCGTCTGCGCTCCCGAATTTTCAAGCGTCAAACGCAGAAAATCGCCAAGACGCGCCAGCATTTCATCAGCGGCTTGGGCGTCTTCATCAAGCAGCGCGGAAATCGAATTGAGCGTGTTGAATAAAAAATGCGGATGCAGTTGCATCTTGAGCGATTGCAACTCAGCCTCGGTGATTTGCAATTTGGCTTCGGCAAGTTCGGCTTTGAGGTGCGAAGCTTTCACCTCTTCCTGTTGATAACGTTTGTAATAATTGATGACATGCGCCACCAGCAAAATCACCCCGTATGCCATAAACCCGGTCGGCAGATTGAAAAATAAAAGATGACGAAAGAGACTTGCCAGCGAATCAAGCGATTCGTCGGGCGCGATGTAAAACAACCAGGCAATCGACAGATACACTGTGCGATGAATGATGGTGATGAGCAGTCCGGCGGCGATGTTAATGGAAAAGTTACGCAACCATTTTGCGCGTTCCAATGGGAAGCGCCGGGCAATGAAAAAGATCAATGGCGAAAAACTCGCCCACACGGGCCAGTAAACCAATTCCCACATCAAGACGCTTGAAAGCGACAGCGGTTGCTGATAGAACTGCACGTGGACTTCGGAAAACAGATAATCATTGATGCCAAACGCCAAACCGACGAGCAACCAACCGGCAAACACCAACGCAAAAATAGTCCAACGCTTCTTAGACATATTGAACAGCAGGGTTATTCAACTACTACAGAGATCACTCAAAATTAACAGGGCATTAGCATGAAGTTAAGCGGCGCGGATGTAGCGCAGGTTGTCTAACCTGCGGCAGTCTTGGTCTAAGACCCTTTGAAATTTCGAGGACATACTTTCCTGAGTCGGCGCAGACCAGACAGTCTGCGCTACAGCTTTTCTTAATTTCATGCCATTGATTAACAGGGATGGGCGGGATAGCAAAATAAACATTCATCTATCCGGTCTATCCCCGTTTGAATTTCTTAAACTGCGATGTCTTTGCGATAGTGGATGCGCTCGAAATGGATTTTGCGCGTCGCTTCATATGCTCGCGCGCGGGCTTCCTGCAAAGTTGCAGCGCGCGCCGTCACGCCCAACACGCGACCGCCTGAGGTCACGAACTCGGCATTGTCATTAAACGCCGTGCCCGCATGAAAAACCGTCACGCCTTCGACCGCTTGGGCTTCAGCAAGTCCGGTTATCACTTTGCCTTTTTCAAAGTCGCCCGGATAGCCGCCCGATGCCGCGACGATGCACACAGACGCATCATTGCTCCATTTAATGTCGATTTCTCCGATGCGTTTATCGATAATCGCTTCGCAAATTTCGATGAGGTCGCTGTCGAGCCTCACCATAATCGATTGGGTTTCCGGGTCGCCAAAGCGCGCGTTGTATTCAATCACTTTTGCGCCATCTTTGGTGAGCATCAAGCCGATGTACAACACACCGCAAAACGGATTGGCTTCTGCCAGCAGTCCCGCAAGCGTCGGCTTGATGATATGGCGTTCGCATTCGGCAATCGTCGCCTCATCCAGAAGACCGGGTAGGGAAAACGAACCCATGCCGCCGGTGTTCAAACCTTCGTCGTTATCGTTGGCGCGTTTGTAATCCTGCGCCGGCGCGATGATTTTATAATCGCGCCCGTCTGTGAAAATCATCAGCGACGCTTCACGACCGACCAGACATTCTTCCAACAACACGCGCCGTCCGGCATCGCCAAATACGCGGTCAACCATCATCGCTTTGATGGTTTCTGCAAATTCCTGTTGGCTATCCGCAAGGCGCACGCCTTTACCGGCGGCAAGTCCATCGGCTTTGACAACGATAGGAAACTGGTAATCTTGCGCGGCACGAAGCGCGGCTTCAGCCGAATCACAAATCGTAAATCGCGCGGTCGGTATTCCATGACGCGCCATAAATTCTTTGGAGAAAATTTTACTGCCTTCAAGTTGCGCGGCTTTCGGTGAAGGCGCAACGATGCGCAGGTTGTGTTTGGCGAAGACTTCGGCGATGCCTGCAACCAGCGGCGCTTCGGGACCGACAAAGGTCAAATCAATCCGGTGTTGTTCGGCAAGCGCGGCAAGCGAATCAAGGTCATTTAGATTGGCTTTCAAACAGGTTGCAACTTGCGAAATGCCTGCATTGCCGGGCGCGCAAAAAAGTTCGGTGGTGTGCGGGCTTTGGGCAAATTTCCAACAGATGGCGTGCTCTCTGCCGCCCGAACCGATGACAAGAATTTTCATAGTTTCTGGTTCCTGATTTTTAGTTTCTGGTTTCTGGTTGTTGCTGCAAATTCACTGTTCGTCTCGAAATCGAAATTTACCACTTCAAGCCGGAAACGATAAACCGGAAACCGGAAACTAATCGCCGGTTTCGATGACAGGTTGTGAGGGTTCGAGTTTATGCGCGTCGGCTCTGTCGAGTCGCC is part of the Acidobacteriota bacterium genome and harbors:
- a CDS encoding sialidase family protein, translated to MNKRFILIFFTLALIVMAGALPYRQIIVPVVEAQIPGAGAQRAPSINIDRTDRLLLMMSTATKPPSAGTPGSQIFFTQSTNGGLNWDNFPVTRNLSNSNGEAFGPSVAVNRVGKVHIYITYHDNRNGTTQVYLLRSLKNAKFKKARNITPNDGGAFAPRIALDSAESLNIVWYDLPAAHRRVVFTRSTDLGDTFTELVDVSRSAGNAFDPEIAVDPNDNIHVIWQDEGSGISAIMYARSTDGGNTFSEPKKISGAGAAAEPQIKTSSSGQINVVWNEVVEDGSSQAFFSRSTDGGDSFVTPLNLSNNPGADIHKTVVTAFENVVYVAYNNDEDRSRQAYVLKSSDNGQSFGDPVQISNATRNRGRAHSVSMAVDSTGTLHVTWIDSSILGNDEGLLFYSRTSNGRNYTVPQQILAIVIG
- a CDS encoding YfiT family bacillithiol transferase produces the protein MEDLRYPIGKFNFQEELNDEQIKAAIEAIAETPAKLRAAIAGLTDAQLDTPYREGGWTVRQVVHHVVDSHVNSYIRFRLALTEEVPTIKPYDEGAWAELIDAKTLPVEVSLALLEPLHERWVTLLRALTSEDLQREFRHPELGTVPLAKNIGLYAWHGKHHTTHITNLREREGWS
- a CDS encoding DUF5916 domain-containing protein; its protein translation is MFSLKRFGHVAFFALLALAFSTPANTLASDGEATGKTITIPRLSGKPTIENFLGMKPHNGSSPEMVKVEGFTQRQPKDGDPASQKTDAYLGYDDKNLYIVMVCFDSEPDKLRARMTRREGAFGDDFVEITLDTFHDRLHGFVFWSNPVGVQADGLWNENRAPGPDDGPDFSFDTVWDSEAQITEDGYVVYMAIPFKSLRFSPNDEQTWGITLLRHIPRANEWSYWPHVSSRVQGRLNQAGVVQGLANISPGRNIQLIPYAALRSFRALDTRDFNNPQFASKRAEFDGGLDAKFVLKDSLVLDLTFNPDFSQVESDEPQATVNQRFEVFFPEKRPFFLENSGFFQTPINLLFTRRIADPQFGARLTGKLGKYNIGALIADDESPGKAVANGDPLEDKRALFTVARVSRDILNQSSIGAIYTDREFENSFNRVGGIDARFKLNSQWVTSMQAVASSTRFLDGTKMNGTAYYANLDFTSRKVGYFASYQDFSKGYRTQTGFFQRPDIRETTNFFRYTFRPEGKRLISWGPNAIAIHSWDHDGTKLNESYIQELNFEFARQTFAQVFYATESEVLRPRDFPGLTRATNYHRTNQGFQINSSYFSEVSINTEWRFGQRLNFVPAAGELPEIENRTTGFFGLTVRPATRLKIDNTYIFERLARRDSGAGIFNNHIYRSKWNWQFNRALSLRLIFQYDTVLANPELTSLQTTKNFNADFLVTWLPHPGTALYIGYNSNLQNLDPALRVNDFGILRPRDRFINDGRQLFVKFSYLFRL
- a CDS encoding Uma2 family endonuclease, with protein sequence MSAIPKTSYTLEEYLELDRTSEERFEFWNGEIFLMSGVSPNHARIEMSVALSLSNCTSRRGCEVFPANIRLKVPSMPPYHYADLSALCGKAEFEEIGGIDALTNPALIVEVLSPSTEAYDRGDKFSHYKSIPSFTEYLLIAQHRPHISQFIRQSDDSWLQREFNDLADTVKLTWVECELPLKEVYQNVSFESAASSRQPASPDVVI
- a CDS encoding LytTR family DNA-binding domain-containing protein, translated to MAKEKIRTVIIDDEPLARRRVRKLLGADSEFAIIGECANGHEAIQSILNEKPQLIFLDVQMPEISGFDVLDALDENALPLVVFVTAHDKYAVRAFEVHAIDYLLKPFDRARFDKTIAQVKRRLHTESNDELNTRTLTLLEELRAKANFLERFIIKSGGRIFFIKTDDIDWLEAEGKYVRLHIGKDAHLLREAIGNLEARLDPKKFLRIHRSTIVNLERIKELETWFNHEYRVVLRDGTKLMMSRSCRKRLGELLGSEL
- a CDS encoding histidine kinase, which encodes MSKKRWTIFALVFAGWLLVGLAFGINDYLFSEVHVQFYQQPLSLSSVLMWELVYWPVWASFSPLIFFIARRFPLERAKWLRNFSINIAAGLLITIIHRTVYLSIAWLFYIAPDESLDSLASLFRHLLFFNLPTGFMAYGVILLVAHVINYYKRYQQEEVKASHLKAELAEAKLQITEAELQSLKMQLHPHFLFNTLNSISALLDEDAQAADEMLARLGDFLRLTLENSGAQTVTLQEELEFLRRYLDIEQVRFQDRLQVQFDIEPQTLSAQVPNMILQPMIENAIRHGIAERISGGRIEIRARNQNAKLLLEIKDDGAGLHSNPATSNGQGVGLANTRARLQQIYGALHRFELVNAEEGGTLVTLEIPFIVDAATRLTV
- the purD gene encoding phosphoribosylamine--glycine ligase; this translates as MKILVIGSGGREHAICWKFAQSPHTTELFCAPGNAGISQVATCLKANLNDLDSLAALAEQHRIDLTFVGPEAPLVAGIAEVFAKHNLRIVAPSPKAAQLEGSKIFSKEFMARHGIPTARFTICDSAEAALRAAQDYQFPIVVKADGLAAGKGVRLADSQQEFAETIKAMMVDRVFGDAGRRVLLEECLVGREASLMIFTDGRDYKIIAPAQDYKRANDNDEGLNTGGMGSFSLPGLLDEATIAECERHIIKPTLAGLLAEANPFCGVLYIGLMLTKDGAKVIEYNARFGDPETQSIMVRLDSDLIEICEAIIDKRIGEIDIKWSNDASVCIVAASGGYPGDFEKGKVITGLAEAQAVEGVTVFHAGTAFNDNAEFVTSGGRVLGVTARAATLQEARARAYEATRKIHFERIHYRKDIAV